Proteins from a genomic interval of Desulfovulcanus ferrireducens:
- a CDS encoding DUF3426 domain-containing protein has translation MIVQCPQCSTKYKINESRLQPGVKLKCTRCEHIFVPSLPEDDGIKLDEPEIDGLGDVAPENEKETGKGREFETEEKEPKDIEIEISPQKKKKSKKRSRFFVVFILLVFLLIGLGGGIYYFFPQLINYIPGLNTIKQTQESLEQKQVVNEERVKNISLENVRQYFVTNEKIGQLFVIEGQAVNRFNQPKELIKLRASLYDKQGNVVQSKEFYCGNVVSLFRLQVLSLEELESALNAKVGILTNNTYIKPGGSTPFMVVFKDPPKGVEEFGLEVIDVKDPPKK, from the coding sequence ATGATTGTACAATGCCCGCAATGCAGCACAAAATACAAAATAAACGAGTCCAGATTGCAACCCGGAGTTAAGCTCAAATGTACCAGATGCGAACATATTTTTGTTCCTAGTTTGCCAGAAGATGATGGGATAAAGCTGGACGAACCCGAAATAGATGGTCTCGGGGATGTTGCCCCTGAAAATGAAAAGGAGACCGGGAAGGGGAGGGAGTTTGAAACGGAGGAAAAAGAACCTAAAGATATAGAAATAGAGATTTCGCCACAAAAGAAAAAAAAGTCCAAAAAAAGATCCAGGTTTTTTGTTGTTTTTATTTTATTGGTTTTCCTGTTGATCGGGCTCGGCGGTGGCATATACTATTTTTTCCCTCAATTAATAAACTATATTCCTGGTCTGAACACTATTAAACAAACTCAGGAAAGTTTGGAACAAAAGCAGGTGGTCAATGAAGAGAGAGTGAAAAATATCTCCCTGGAAAATGTGCGCCAATATTTTGTGACCAACGAAAAAATCGGTCAGCTATTTGTTATTGAAGGCCAGGCCGTGAACAGATTTAACCAACCTAAAGAACTTATCAAATTAAGGGCCAGCTTGTACGATAAGCAGGGCAATGTGGTTCAATCCAAAGAGTTTTATTGTGGCAATGTTGTTTCTCTGTTCCGATTACAGGTGTTGAGCTTGGAAGAACTGGAATCAGCTTTGAATGCTAAAGTTGGCATTCTGACCAATAATACCTATATCAAACCCGGTGGCTCCACTCCGTTTATGGTTGTCTTTAAAGATCCTCCGAAAGGTGTAGAGGAGTTTGGTCTTGAGGTTATTGATGTCAAAGACCCGCCGAAGAAGTGA
- the radA gene encoding DNA repair protein RadA — MKSKKVYICTACGAKALQWQGQCVQCGEWNTLELKEVASSRLVVPKSKAKPERLDTGQVLSAQFFSTSIAELDNLLGGGFVPGGVILLGGEPGIGKSTLLLQLAVNVAREGKKSIYISGEESLSQIQSRAERLNLLPSAMLAMATNSLEEILALFESGDIPQLLIIDSVQTIACTSVDSIPGSPSQIRAVATELIHKAKENNTCIILVGHVTKDGQIAGPKLLEHMVDTVLYLEGDKEHLFRVLRVVKNRFGPSNELILWQMKAYGMEIVQDPSTFFLQARNASLSGSAIVMAVDGQKPFAVEVQALASNTFLAIPRRTALGIDANRLHLLLAVMEKKLKLNLGQMDIYAKIGGGLRINDPGLDLGLVASVLSSFFEQPLPEQAVFWGEVDLNGQIRPVLGHDLRLRQAEKLGYKPIFCPKVRSDASLGCATIMDLKRILFTT; from the coding sequence GTGAAAAGTAAAAAAGTATATATTTGTACAGCCTGCGGGGCAAAGGCCTTACAATGGCAAGGGCAGTGTGTGCAATGCGGAGAATGGAATACCCTGGAGTTAAAAGAAGTTGCTTCGTCTAGGCTTGTTGTACCTAAATCTAAGGCCAAGCCTGAAAGGCTTGATACCGGTCAAGTACTCAGCGCGCAATTTTTTAGCACTTCTATTGCTGAACTGGATAACCTGTTGGGTGGAGGGTTTGTTCCAGGCGGGGTTATCCTTTTGGGAGGAGAGCCGGGCATAGGCAAGTCCACTTTGCTCTTGCAACTGGCAGTTAATGTAGCCCGGGAAGGGAAAAAAAGTATTTATATAAGCGGAGAAGAGTCTTTATCTCAAATCCAGTCCAGGGCTGAAAGATTGAATCTTCTGCCATCGGCTATGTTGGCGATGGCCACCAATTCTCTGGAAGAGATTCTGGCTCTGTTTGAGTCCGGGGATATCCCTCAGCTATTGATCATTGATTCTGTCCAGACCATAGCCTGTACATCTGTGGATTCCATTCCCGGATCTCCATCTCAGATAAGGGCTGTTGCCACGGAACTTATCCATAAGGCCAAGGAAAATAACACCTGCATTATTCTAGTGGGTCATGTGACCAAGGATGGACAGATAGCCGGCCCTAAGCTTTTGGAACACATGGTGGATACGGTACTTTACCTGGAAGGGGACAAGGAGCATTTATTCCGGGTTTTGCGCGTGGTTAAAAATAGGTTTGGGCCCAGCAATGAGCTGATTTTATGGCAAATGAAAGCTTACGGTATGGAGATAGTTCAGGATCCGTCCACATTTTTCCTCCAGGCTCGAAATGCCAGTTTGAGTGGCTCTGCCATTGTCATGGCTGTGGACGGACAAAAACCTTTCGCTGTTGAAGTCCAGGCCCTTGCCAGCAATACTTTTCTGGCCATTCCCAGGCGTACGGCTTTAGGCATTGATGCCAATAGGCTCCACTTACTACTCGCTGTTATGGAAAAAAAGCTAAAGCTCAACCTGGGTCAAATGGATATTTATGCTAAAATTGGTGGAGGGCTTAGGATTAATGACCCGGGTTTGGATTTGGGGTTAGTGGCATCTGTTTTGTCTTCTTTTTTTGAACAGCCACTTCCAGAACAGGCAGTTTTTTGGGGGGAAGTGGATTTAAACGGTCAGATTAGACCTGTGTTAGGGCATGACCTGCGTTTGCGTCAGGCAGAAAAGCTGGGTTACAAGCCTATATTCTGCCCTAAAGTTAGAAGCGATGCTTCCTTAGGGTGCGCTACGATTATGGATCTGAAAAGGATTTTGTTTACCACCTAA
- a CDS encoding replication-associated recombination protein A, producing the protein MHTPLAEKLRPQNLDQFVGQKHIKSRLRAIIQGKRLQSALFFGPPGCGKSSLALLIAKASGRNFARFSAPEIGIAKLRQKISGLDILILDELHRFSKAQQDFFLPLLESGEIVLLATTTENPSFSVTRQLLSRLSVFRLHSLNQDELLQIAQKGKEILDIAIPDQSLELLASLAGGDARTLLNLLEYTASLKENERSPKKLKTILPEIVIRGDRAGDAHYELASALIKSIRGSDPDAALYYLACLLEGGEDPRFICRRLILSASEDIGMADPMALPLAVSCQHAVEFVGMPEGFIPLAETVVYLALAPKSNSTYAAYLAAQKEVRLNGPRSVPLHLRNASTRLQKEWGYGKNYKYPHSYPGSWVEQDYLPQELLGRRFYHPKDQGQEPRLLAWIRKHKKRSKG; encoded by the coding sequence ATGCATACTCCCCTGGCTGAGAAACTAAGACCCCAGAACCTGGACCAATTTGTGGGTCAGAAGCATATAAAATCCAGGCTCAGGGCCATTATTCAGGGTAAGAGGCTGCAAAGTGCTCTCTTTTTTGGACCGCCCGGATGCGGAAAGTCGAGCTTAGCTTTACTCATTGCCAAGGCTTCAGGACGAAACTTTGCCCGATTCAGCGCTCCGGAAATTGGCATTGCTAAGCTTCGCCAAAAAATTTCTGGCCTGGACATCCTTATTCTGGACGAGTTGCACCGCTTTTCCAAGGCGCAGCAGGATTTTTTTCTTCCCCTGCTGGAAAGCGGTGAGATTGTGCTTTTGGCCACAACTACTGAAAATCCCTCTTTTAGTGTAACCAGACAACTATTGTCTCGCCTAAGTGTTTTTAGGCTACATAGTTTAAACCAAGACGAATTACTACAGATTGCCCAGAAAGGAAAAGAAATCCTGGACATAGCTATTCCTGACCAAAGCCTTGAACTTCTGGCTTCTCTTGCCGGGGGTGATGCCAGAACCCTACTGAATCTTTTAGAATATACAGCTAGCCTTAAGGAAAATGAACGCTCTCCCAAAAAGTTGAAAACTATTCTTCCGGAAATAGTTATCCGGGGAGATAGAGCTGGCGATGCCCATTATGAACTTGCTTCAGCACTGATCAAATCCATCCGCGGTAGTGACCCTGATGCTGCCCTGTATTACCTGGCCTGCCTTCTCGAAGGAGGAGAAGATCCCCGTTTCATCTGTCGACGCCTGATTTTATCGGCTTCAGAAGATATCGGCATGGCAGACCCCATGGCTTTGCCTTTAGCTGTTTCTTGCCAACACGCTGTTGAATTTGTGGGTATGCCTGAGGGCTTTATTCCTCTGGCCGAAACAGTGGTTTATCTGGCCCTGGCACCTAAATCCAACTCCACCTACGCAGCCTATCTTGCTGCCCAAAAAGAGGTGAGGTTAAATGGCCCCAGGTCAGTACCACTGCACCTGCGCAATGCCTCTACCAGGCTGCAAAAAGAATGGGGCTATGGAAAAAACTATAAATATCCCCACTCCTATCCAGGATCCTGGGTAGAACAGGATTATCTGCCTCAGGAATTACTTGGCCGCCGTTTTTACCATCCAAAAGATCAAGGGCAAGAGCCAAGATTGCTTGCATGGATTAGAAAACACAAGAAGAGGTCAAAAGGCTAA
- the cimA gene encoding citramalate synthase → MKTVKIYDTTLRDGTQSEDVHLSTEDKIRIAQKLDELGIHYIEGGWPASNPTDQRFFQEIKNYDLKNAQISAFGSTHLAKKSPKNDPNLNSLLQARTPVVTIFGKTWDIHVREALRTTLERNLELIYNSLAYLRPKVKELFFDAEHFFDGFKANRDYALACLKKAFEAGADVLVLCDTNGGTICSELSAIIEQVQKELPEASLGIHTHNDSELAVANSLIAVEKGIVQVQGTINGYGERCGNANLCSIIPNLQLKMGYTCLPEDKLNLLTSISHFVSEVANLPSFHRQPFVGKSAFAHKGGVHVSAVRRNPKTYEHITPESVGNKQRILLSDLAGQSNILFKARQYGFHLDKDDPFVLDLLSRLKDLESQGYEYTAAEASFELLLNRTLGRARRYFTLEEFRILETKRVEDREPISEATVRVRVGGMLEHTAATGKGPVNALDNALRKALEKFYPALSEVELLDFKVRVFSVLTHGDLSGTASRVRVLIESGDHQSRWITVGVSYNIIEASRQALEDALNYKLFKDDKEKLTKAIIEVKEK, encoded by the coding sequence ATGAAAACAGTAAAAATCTATGACACAACTTTAAGGGACGGCACCCAGTCTGAAGACGTGCATTTGTCCACTGAAGACAAAATCCGTATCGCCCAAAAACTAGACGAATTGGGCATCCACTATATTGAAGGAGGCTGGCCTGCTTCTAATCCTACAGATCAAAGATTTTTTCAGGAAATAAAAAACTATGACCTGAAAAATGCACAGATATCTGCCTTTGGCAGCACCCATCTTGCCAAGAAGTCTCCTAAAAACGATCCGAATCTGAATTCTTTACTTCAAGCCCGGACCCCTGTTGTCACTATCTTTGGCAAAACCTGGGACATTCATGTTCGGGAAGCACTTCGAACCACTCTTGAACGTAATTTAGAGCTTATCTACAATTCACTTGCCTATTTAAGGCCCAAGGTAAAAGAATTATTTTTTGATGCCGAACATTTCTTCGACGGCTTTAAAGCCAACAGAGACTATGCTCTGGCTTGCTTGAAAAAAGCCTTTGAGGCAGGAGCCGATGTCCTGGTTTTATGTGACACCAACGGCGGGACTATCTGCTCCGAATTATCAGCTATTATTGAGCAGGTCCAAAAAGAATTGCCAGAAGCATCCTTAGGCATTCATACTCACAATGATTCAGAGCTGGCTGTAGCCAACTCTTTAATTGCTGTAGAAAAAGGCATCGTCCAGGTACAAGGAACCATAAACGGCTATGGGGAAAGGTGCGGCAATGCCAATTTGTGTTCTATTATCCCCAACCTGCAACTGAAGATGGGCTATACTTGTTTGCCGGAAGATAAACTCAATCTCTTAACCTCAATATCTCACTTTGTTTCGGAAGTAGCAAATTTACCCTCTTTTCATCGTCAACCTTTTGTAGGTAAATCTGCTTTTGCCCACAAGGGCGGTGTCCATGTCAGTGCTGTACGCCGCAACCCCAAGACCTACGAGCACATCACTCCCGAGTCAGTCGGCAACAAACAACGCATCCTTCTTTCAGATCTGGCCGGACAGAGTAATATCTTGTTTAAGGCCAGACAATATGGATTTCATCTCGATAAGGATGATCCTTTTGTTCTAGACCTTCTATCCAGATTAAAAGACCTTGAAAGCCAGGGTTATGAATACACGGCTGCGGAAGCCTCTTTTGAGCTTCTACTTAATCGAACGCTGGGCAGAGCGCGCCGCTACTTTACACTGGAAGAATTCCGTATCCTGGAAACTAAGCGGGTTGAAGACAGGGAGCCAATCTCTGAAGCCACGGTCAGGGTTCGCGTAGGTGGAATGCTTGAGCACACGGCAGCTACCGGCAAAGGGCCAGTCAATGCCCTGGACAATGCCCTGCGCAAGGCCCTGGAAAAATTTTACCCAGCCCTTTCAGAAGTAGAGCTACTGGACTTTAAGGTAAGAGTATTTTCTGTTCTAACTCACGGAGATCTTTCCGGTACAGCTTCCAGAGTACGCGTCCTCATCGAATCCGGCGACCACCAATCCAGATGGATAACTGTGGGAGTATCTTACAATATAATTGAAGCCAGCCGTCAGGCCCTGGAAGACGCTTTAAACTATAAATTGTTTAAAGATGACAAGGAGAAACTAACCAAGGCGATTATAGAAGTGAAGGAAAAATAA
- a CDS encoding aspartate kinase gives MRILVQKFGGTSVANLECMLKVREKVLAALDKGYKVVVVLSAMSGETNRLIDMAKKWSSKPDPAEMDVLLATGEQTSVALFSMLLKDKGVKTRSLLGYQIPIQTDKSFGKARILDIDAEKLKHMLTRFDVLVAAGFQGCDCEQRITTLGRGGSDTSAVALAAALNAELCEIYTDVDGVYTTDPNICSKARKIHKIAYDEMLEMASMGAKVLQIRSVEFAKKYNVPVHVRSTFSDEPGTLVVQEDETMEAAMVSGIAYDKDQARITLVDVYDEPGIAATVFEPLAAANIVVDMIVQNPSREGRTDMTFTVPKGSLEETLDIIEKIKDQIGARGVLSDPNVAKVSVIGVGMRNHSGVAAIAFSALKNENINIMIISTSEIKISCLIEEKYTELAVRTLHEAFGLDQA, from the coding sequence ATGCGCATTCTGGTACAGAAATTTGGCGGAACCTCTGTGGCCAATCTGGAGTGCATGCTCAAAGTGCGAGAAAAAGTCTTAGCAGCACTAGATAAAGGGTATAAGGTTGTGGTCGTTCTTTCGGCCATGTCCGGAGAAACCAACAGGCTTATCGATATGGCCAAAAAATGGTCTTCCAAGCCTGATCCGGCAGAGATGGATGTCCTTTTGGCCACCGGTGAACAAACTTCAGTGGCTCTGTTCTCTATGCTTCTCAAGGATAAAGGTGTTAAAACCAGATCCTTATTAGGTTACCAAATCCCTATTCAAACAGATAAAAGCTTTGGCAAGGCACGCATCCTGGACATTGATGCTGAAAAACTAAAACATATGCTCACACGCTTTGATGTTTTGGTTGCTGCCGGTTTCCAAGGTTGTGACTGCGAACAAAGGATCACTACTCTGGGCCGTGGTGGTTCAGATACCTCAGCGGTTGCCCTGGCTGCGGCCCTAAATGCTGAACTGTGTGAAATATATACGGATGTAGATGGAGTATATACCACTGATCCCAATATCTGCTCCAAGGCCAGAAAAATTCATAAAATTGCCTATGATGAGATGCTGGAGATGGCTAGTATGGGGGCAAAAGTTTTACAAATCCGGTCAGTGGAATTTGCTAAAAAGTATAATGTCCCGGTTCATGTGAGGTCCACATTCTCTGATGAACCAGGAACCTTAGTTGTACAGGAGGACGAAACAATGGAAGCTGCAATGGTTTCGGGTATTGCATACGATAAAGACCAGGCCAGAATTACCCTGGTTGACGTTTATGATGAACCAGGTATTGCCGCTACGGTCTTTGAACCACTTGCCGCGGCTAATATTGTTGTGGACATGATTGTCCAGAACCCAAGCCGCGAGGGACGAACAGATATGACCTTTACAGTACCTAAAGGTTCTCTTGAAGAGACTCTGGATATTATTGAAAAAATAAAAGACCAGATTGGAGCCAGGGGTGTACTCTCTGATCCCAATGTGGCCAAGGTCTCTGTTATTGGCGTGGGCATGCGCAATCATTCTGGTGTTGCAGCCATTGCCTTTTCTGCTCTAAAAAACGAAAATATTAATATAATGATCATTAGTACCTCGGAAATTAAGATATCATGTCTTATAGAGGAGAAGTACACTGAACTTGCAGTGCGTACCTTGCATGAAGCCTTTGGTCTAGACCAGGCTTAA
- the tsaE gene encoding tRNA (adenosine(37)-N6)-threonylcarbamoyltransferase complex ATPase subunit type 1 TsaE, whose product MKLILDSPEQALKFGQALASCLCQENCFPPLLFQGELGVGKTTIIRGIVASLPHGNEAEVSSPSFNIVNIYPTEPEVAHFDLYRLQACGLDEGMEEYLYSGQYFILMEWSEYLPEDLWPEDYLLISLSYCTKGRKMEIKAKGSGEKIYTCLQNWDVRGLEG is encoded by the coding sequence ATGAAGCTGATTCTTGACTCGCCGGAACAGGCCCTTAAATTCGGGCAAGCACTTGCATCTTGCCTTTGCCAGGAAAATTGTTTTCCCCCTCTCTTGTTTCAGGGAGAGCTAGGCGTAGGAAAAACTACAATCATCAGAGGAATTGTTGCCAGCCTACCTCATGGAAATGAGGCAGAAGTTAGCAGCCCGAGTTTTAACATTGTCAATATTTATCCTACTGAGCCTGAAGTAGCACACTTTGATTTATACCGTCTTCAAGCTTGTGGTCTTGATGAAGGGATGGAAGAATATCTCTATTCTGGCCAATATTTTATTCTCATGGAATGGAGCGAATACCTGCCCGAAGACCTTTGGCCAGAAGATTATCTCCTTATATCTCTTTCTTATTGCACTAAAGGCAGAAAAATGGAGATTAAGGCCAAAGGCTCAGGGGAAAAGATTTATACTTGTCTGCAGAATTGGGATGTAAGAGGGTTGGAGGGCTGA
- a CDS encoding CBS domain-containing protein, which translates to MIKAKDIMTTNPIVVYPETDIAEAVKILLSEHINGLPVVDKEMNVVGILCQSDLVAMQKKFPLPSMFTILDGFFPLSSLSQVEKELQKMAAVKVKQAMTPDPQTIEPDTSLEEIAQLMAEKKFHTLPVVDNGKLIGVVGKEDVLATLFTRKNEADS; encoded by the coding sequence ATGATCAAGGCTAAAGACATAATGACCACCAATCCCATTGTTGTCTATCCAGAGACAGATATTGCTGAAGCAGTAAAAATTTTACTCTCTGAACACATCAATGGGTTGCCCGTGGTGGATAAAGAAATGAATGTAGTGGGTATACTCTGTCAAAGTGACTTGGTAGCCATGCAAAAAAAGTTCCCTCTCCCCTCCATGTTCACCATCTTAGATGGCTTCTTTCCCCTTTCTTCTCTGTCCCAGGTCGAGAAAGAACTACAAAAGATGGCTGCGGTAAAAGTAAAACAGGCCATGACTCCTGATCCCCAAACTATTGAACCGGACACCTCTCTGGAAGAAATTGCTCAACTCATGGCAGAAAAAAAATTCCATACCCTGCCAGTGGTAGATAATGGCAAACTTATAGGTGTAGTGGGCAAGGAGGATGTCCTCGCTACCTTATTCACCAGAAAAAATGAAGCTGATTCTTGA
- a CDS encoding NAD(P)H-hydrate dehydratase gives MYKPLPTPSEMAQWDRLCMEEFGLLPEILMENASREALNLLKQKLGSLKGKTALIFAGSGNNGGDAFALARHLHNHEVKTMVLHTRRQKEYTGTAGYHLSLIQKMGIHLMHLPEYHMDFINKVDIIVDGLLGTGFSGQLREDYISWIKAINKLGQDGFILSLDIPSGIDGLTGKPSPIAVEAHATITFEEAKLGLFLPPAKPFVGELVVGKIGIPKKIKKDHPCTHYALTTKVLDMVKEPKSTMHKGEAGHVLILGGSSGLTGAPLLAALGAIRSGAGLVTIGCPKDLAHEVKCSWPDIMTLPLGEGKDWDETCIKNVEENFFKFDAVVFGPGLGRTSGALGFLKKYLSITHPKTIFDADSLYFFANHPELFDKIHSLNEVIFTPHPGEMARFFNTEAAEINRHRAKFAREFTQKFKTNLVLKGAATIISSPSSPILISPFATPNLALGGSGDILAGMIGSLLGQGFSALDACSIAVYWHGLAGKKLKTDFPYRGNLAQEIAHILPQTLAEAKNDQG, from the coding sequence ATGTACAAACCCCTGCCAACTCCTTCAGAAATGGCCCAATGGGACCGACTTTGCATGGAAGAGTTTGGTTTACTCCCAGAAATTTTAATGGAAAATGCCAGTCGCGAAGCATTGAATCTTCTCAAACAAAAACTCGGCTCTCTCAAAGGAAAAACAGCTCTTATATTTGCCGGATCTGGTAACAATGGAGGAGACGCCTTTGCCCTGGCCCGGCATTTACATAACCATGAAGTGAAAACAATGGTTCTGCACACCAGGCGGCAAAAAGAGTACACTGGCACAGCAGGATATCACCTGTCTTTAATCCAAAAAATGGGCATCCATCTCATGCATTTGCCCGAATATCACATGGACTTCATAAATAAAGTTGATATCATAGTTGATGGCTTGTTGGGAACAGGTTTTTCCGGACAACTACGAGAGGACTATATTTCCTGGATCAAGGCCATCAATAAACTGGGGCAGGACGGCTTTATTCTCTCTCTGGATATCCCTTCAGGCATAGACGGATTAACGGGAAAACCAAGTCCTATAGCTGTAGAGGCTCATGCTACTATCACCTTTGAAGAAGCCAAGCTTGGTCTATTTCTTCCACCTGCCAAGCCTTTTGTGGGCGAACTTGTCGTTGGGAAAATAGGTATCCCCAAAAAAATAAAAAAAGATCATCCCTGTACCCACTACGCTCTGACAACTAAAGTCCTGGATATGGTCAAAGAGCCCAAAAGCACTATGCACAAAGGCGAAGCAGGTCATGTCTTAATTTTAGGCGGCTCTTCCGGACTAACCGGAGCTCCTCTGCTGGCTGCTTTAGGGGCCATACGTTCTGGCGCCGGCTTGGTAACTATTGGCTGCCCCAAAGACCTGGCCCATGAAGTTAAATGCAGTTGGCCGGATATTATGACTTTGCCTCTGGGAGAGGGAAAAGATTGGGATGAAACGTGCATTAAAAACGTAGAAGAAAACTTTTTCAAGTTTGATGCCGTGGTCTTTGGCCCTGGTCTGGGACGAACTTCAGGCGCTTTGGGCTTCTTGAAAAAATATTTAAGCATAACCCATCCTAAAACCATTTTTGATGCTGACTCCTTATATTTCTTTGCCAACCATCCGGAACTATTCGACAAAATCCATAGCCTAAACGAAGTCATTTTCACCCCGCACCCCGGAGAAATGGCCCGCTTTTTTAACACTGAGGCTGCTGAAATCAATCGCCATCGGGCCAAGTTTGCCCGCGAATTCACGCAAAAATTTAAGACCAACCTAGTCTTAAAAGGTGCAGCAACTATTATTTCCAGTCCTAGCTCACCCATTTTAATTTCTCCTTTTGCAACTCCCAATCTGGCTCTCGGCGGCTCAGGAGATATACTGGCAGGAATGATTGGTTCTCTTTTGGGCCAGGGATTTTCAGCCCTGGATGCCTGTTCTATTGCTGTTTACTGGCACGGTTTGGCCGGTAAAAAACTTAAAACAGATTTTCCATATCGAGGAAACCTAGCCCAGGAAATTGCCCACATCTTGCCTCAAACCTTAGCGGAGGCTAAAAATGATCAAGGCTAA
- a CDS encoding holo-[acyl-carrier-protein] synthase has translation MILGLGLDIVEINRISHSYAKFKDRLVHKILTPKEIENLPQNPISYLASRFASKEAGVKALGTGFAQGITFQHLEIKSSKSGQPHLYFLGPAYKKAQSLGCKRVHLSITHSRNTAAAVVILEG, from the coding sequence ATGATACTTGGGCTAGGGCTAGATATAGTTGAAATTAATCGCATATCTCATAGTTATGCCAAATTTAAAGATCGGTTAGTACATAAAATTCTTACACCAAAGGAAATAGAAAATCTACCTCAAAATCCTATTTCCTACTTAGCTTCGCGTTTTGCATCAAAAGAAGCTGGCGTCAAGGCTTTGGGAACAGGTTTTGCTCAGGGTATTACCTTTCAGCATCTGGAAATAAAATCCTCAAAATCCGGTCAACCACATTTATATTTTCTAGGCCCGGCCTACAAAAAAGCTCAATCCCTAGGTTGTAAAAGAGTACATTTATCTATCACCCATAGCCGTAACACAGCCGCGGCTGTTGTCATTTTAGAGGGATGA
- a CDS encoding pyridoxine 5'-phosphate synthase has product MPVLVVNVDHIATLRQARLGKEPDPVTGAHLAELAGAHGIIVHLREDRRHIQDKDVELLKTTLKTNLHLEMAATEEMQKIALHTVPHMVCLVPEKRQELTTEGGLNCLGREGELKEFLAPIKAKGIKTSLFIDAEKEQIEAAAKIGTEYIEIHTGHYADAQNTEDQQNEFKKIVAGIEFARELGLKVNLGHGLNYHNILAFAKVPGICEYSIGHSIISRAVFVGMFKAVQQMVNIISQFVS; this is encoded by the coding sequence ATGCCTGTTCTAGTTGTCAATGTTGACCATATAGCTACTTTGCGTCAGGCAAGGCTAGGCAAAGAGCCAGACCCTGTCACCGGGGCACATCTAGCTGAACTGGCTGGAGCCCATGGCATTATTGTTCACCTGCGCGAAGACCGGCGTCATATCCAGGACAAAGATGTTGAGCTTTTAAAAACAACATTGAAGACCAACCTGCACCTGGAAATGGCAGCCACTGAAGAAATGCAAAAAATCGCTTTACACACTGTTCCTCACATGGTCTGCTTGGTTCCGGAAAAACGCCAGGAGTTGACAACCGAAGGAGGTTTAAACTGCCTGGGTCGTGAAGGAGAACTAAAAGAGTTTCTTGCTCCAATAAAGGCCAAGGGGATAAAAACCAGTCTCTTTATAGACGCTGAAAAAGAACAGATTGAGGCCGCAGCCAAAATTGGTACCGAATACATAGAAATCCATACCGGTCATTATGCAGATGCCCAAAACACGGAAGATCAACAAAATGAGTTTAAAAAAATTGTTGCAGGCATCGAATTTGCGAGAGAGCTAGGGCTCAAAGTCAATCTTGGACATGGTCTAAATTATCACAACATTTTAGCCTTTGCCAAAGTACCAGGGATCTGTGAATACTCTATTGGTCACAGCATTATTTCCAGGGCTGTTTTTGTCGGTATGTTCAAGGCTGTACAACAAATGGTCAATATCATTAGTCAATTCGTATCGTAA